A genomic region of Xanthocytophaga agilis contains the following coding sequences:
- a CDS encoding SDR family oxidoreductase — protein MENLKGKIAVITGGNSGIGYATAKEFKAQGADVIITGRRQQAVEIAAQELGVTGLVADQGNLSAIEKLATTIKDKFGKIDILFINAGVLGGAEIETATEEVFDYVMDVNFKGAYFTLSRFIPILHEGASVVFLSSNTASMNGANSSIYSSSKAALNAIMKIAAVELAPRKIRVNAVSPGPIETEILSKAGYSDEELAGVKSWIIDQIPLRHMGKADDVAKLVAHLSQTEASFITGSEFLIDGGMSL, from the coding sequence ATGGAAAATCTAAAAGGAAAAATAGCAGTGATTACTGGTGGTAACAGTGGCATTGGCTATGCTACAGCTAAAGAATTCAAAGCACAAGGTGCAGACGTAATCATAACCGGACGTCGTCAGCAGGCCGTAGAAATTGCAGCACAGGAACTGGGAGTAACGGGTTTAGTAGCAGACCAGGGCAATCTGTCTGCCATTGAGAAGTTGGCAACAACAATTAAAGACAAATTTGGCAAGATTGATATTCTGTTTATTAATGCAGGAGTATTAGGTGGAGCAGAAATTGAAACTGCGACTGAGGAAGTATTTGATTATGTGATGGATGTCAATTTCAAAGGAGCATATTTTACACTAAGTCGCTTCATTCCTATTTTACATGAAGGCGCTTCTGTAGTATTTCTTTCGTCCAATACCGCTAGTATGAACGGCGCGAATTCATCTATTTATTCATCCAGCAAAGCTGCACTTAATGCTATTATGAAAATTGCAGCTGTTGAACTTGCCCCTCGCAAAATTCGGGTAAACGCAGTCAGTCCAGGTCCTATTGAAACCGAGATACTTAGCAAAGCAGGCTATAGCGATGAGGAATTAGCAGGTGTAAAATCCTGGATCATTGACCAGATACCATTACGACACATGGGTAAAGCCGACGATGTAGCCAAACTAGTTGCTCACTTAAGCCAAACAGAGGCATCATTTATTACAGGTTCCGAATTTCTTATAGATGGAGGGATGAGCCTCTAG
- a CDS encoding helix-turn-helix domain-containing protein — MENKKRLKLAKEVLSDPRNPKEEVQALQDTIYAIGGKWKLPIINSICNGNKRFREIERSIPGITTRMLSRELREMEANLIIKRTVTDTIPVVVEYSPTEYCYTFGDIILEMIKWGKEHRERIKKDLSSEL, encoded by the coding sequence ATGGAAAATAAAAAGAGGCTTAAACTGGCAAAAGAAGTACTTTCTGATCCACGTAATCCCAAGGAGGAAGTACAGGCACTTCAGGATACTATATATGCCATTGGAGGCAAATGGAAATTGCCCATTATCAATTCTATATGTAATGGAAACAAACGCTTCCGCGAGATTGAACGCAGTATTCCAGGCATTACTACCCGTATGCTTTCCAGAGAACTGAGAGAGATGGAGGCCAATCTGATAATTAAAAGGACTGTAACAGATACCATTCCGGTTGTAGTTGAGTATTCACCTACAGAATACTGCTATACTTTTGGAGATATTATACTGGAGATGATTAAATGGGGCAAAGAACATCGGGAGCGGATCAAGAAAGATTTATCTTCTGAACTTTGA
- a CDS encoding sensor histidine kinase has protein sequence MAKPQFKISQVTIWISSIFLGLLSSVPQMASHTFNLAEAAVNAALTATFALLMWYFNIFMLSRQPEKSRQQSISYSKLVSSLLVGLVLMLGLAWIQQLILSHINFGPTMLMVEVRGILINLVFYMFLNLLQQNYENQYVNMELERIKNDNLGAQYELLKQQVNPHFLFNSLNTLKAMVESGDEEAIDFIIKLSNFYRYTLESRKLDLIHVHEEMEILNAYLFLQKARFDNGFTFTNTLDSNVLTTLIPPFTLQLLVENCLKHNIVSLQKPLHIKVYRDTDYLVVENQIQLKKGENNSLGVGLKNIDLRYNHLLDKHVEISNDQKVFRIKLPLIYEHNHY, from the coding sequence ATGGCAAAACCCCAATTTAAAATATCTCAGGTAACCATCTGGATCAGTTCCATTTTTCTGGGACTGCTATCCTCTGTGCCACAGATGGCCTCACATACCTTCAATCTGGCGGAGGCTGCTGTCAATGCGGCATTAACAGCTACTTTTGCTTTGCTGATGTGGTATTTTAATATTTTTATGTTGTCCCGTCAGCCTGAGAAATCTCGTCAGCAAAGTATATCCTATTCCAAACTAGTGAGTTCATTGCTGGTCGGACTTGTATTGATGCTGGGACTTGCCTGGATACAGCAACTGATTCTGTCACATATTAATTTTGGCCCTACTATGCTGATGGTAGAAGTGCGGGGTATTCTGATCAACCTGGTATTTTATATGTTTCTGAACCTGCTTCAGCAAAACTATGAAAACCAGTATGTCAACATGGAGCTGGAGCGTATCAAGAATGATAATCTGGGAGCGCAGTATGAGTTATTGAAGCAACAGGTTAATCCACATTTTCTGTTCAACAGCCTGAATACCTTAAAAGCTATGGTGGAGAGTGGAGATGAAGAAGCGATTGACTTTATTATCAAGCTCTCCAACTTTTATCGCTATACATTGGAAAGTCGCAAGCTGGATCTGATTCATGTACATGAAGAAATGGAGATACTCAATGCTTATCTGTTTCTTCAGAAAGCGCGGTTTGATAACGGATTTACTTTTACCAATACTCTGGACAGTAATGTACTAACCACCCTTATTCCACCTTTTACCCTACAGCTGCTTGTTGAGAATTGCCTCAAACATAACATCGTTTCACTACAGAAACCCTTGCATATCAAAGTATATCGGGATACAGATTATCTCGTTGTGGAAAATCAGATTCAATTGAAAAAAGGTGAGAATAATTCGCTTGGAGTTGGACTGAAAAACATTGATTTACGTTATAACCATCTGCTTGATAAACATGTAGAAATTAGTAATGACCAGAAAGTATTTAGAATAAAACTACCGCTTATCTATGAACATAATCATTATTGA
- a CDS encoding alpha/beta hydrolase gives MKTKFCFVTSRQLFLIITLVVNLLYIASGNVNAQTTQVKNIILVHGAFADGSGWKAVYDILTKKGYNVSIVQNPLTSLTDDVNATNSVINAQEGPVILVGHSWGGTVITQAGINPKVAGLVYVSAFIPDSGESTAQWVSATPPSPEAGFTKPDQFGFVYFEPAKFHGGFAGDLPKAQSDFMCASQVPIIGKCFGEVVEQAAWKTKPSYGIVSTEDKALNPDTQRTMYKRAHAKITELKGSHVIFISQAQAVVNVIMAAAGN, from the coding sequence ATGAAAACCAAATTCTGTTTTGTAACTAGCCGCCAACTATTTCTCATTATCACATTAGTAGTAAATCTATTGTATATAGCTTCAGGGAATGTCAATGCACAAACTACCCAAGTAAAGAATATTATATTGGTGCATGGAGCATTTGCCGATGGCTCTGGCTGGAAAGCAGTGTATGATATTCTCACAAAAAAGGGATACAATGTCAGCATTGTACAAAATCCGTTGACCTCCCTGACAGATGATGTCAATGCTACCAATAGTGTAATCAATGCACAGGAGGGTCCGGTTATTCTGGTTGGTCATTCCTGGGGAGGTACAGTGATTACTCAGGCAGGTATCAACCCCAAAGTAGCAGGCTTAGTGTATGTATCAGCATTCATACCTGATAGTGGTGAATCAACTGCTCAATGGGTATCAGCAACTCCGCCTTCTCCAGAGGCGGGCTTTACCAAACCTGACCAGTTTGGATTTGTATACTTTGAGCCCGCTAAATTTCATGGTGGTTTTGCAGGAGATCTACCTAAAGCTCAAAGTGATTTTATGTGTGCATCACAGGTACCTATTATTGGCAAATGTTTTGGAGAAGTAGTTGAACAGGCAGCTTGGAAGACCAAACCCAGCTATGGCATTGTCTCAACAGAAGATAAAGCTCTTAATCCTGATACACAACGTACCATGTACAAACGTGCTCATGCAAAAATTACAGAACTCAAAGGCAGTCATGTTATATTTATATCTCAAGCCCAGGCTGTAGTAAATGTAATCATGGCCGCAGCTGGAAATTAA
- a CDS encoding dihydrofolate reductase family protein, whose product MRKLKLQVQISIDGYIAGPNGEMDWMIWNWDDELNQYVTQLTEPVDLILLGRKLAEGFIDAWASMASNPDTADAGAHKMNDTPKVVFSHTLKEVQWPRTRLAQEDLVTEITKLKSQEGKDIIAYGGATFVSSLIENDLIDEYHLLLNPSALGAGLPIFKDKSNFRLIHSTAFPCGIVALKYQRIPNS is encoded by the coding sequence ATGAGAAAGCTAAAATTACAGGTACAAATATCTATAGATGGTTATATTGCTGGTCCAAATGGGGAAATGGACTGGATGATCTGGAATTGGGATGATGAGTTAAATCAATATGTGACTCAACTAACAGAACCAGTTGATCTGATTTTATTGGGAAGAAAACTGGCAGAAGGATTTATTGACGCCTGGGCGTCAATGGCCTCAAATCCTGACACTGCAGATGCAGGTGCCCATAAGATGAATGATACACCTAAAGTAGTCTTTTCTCATACACTCAAAGAAGTCCAATGGCCCCGCACCAGGCTGGCACAAGAAGATCTGGTAACTGAAATCACTAAGCTGAAAAGTCAGGAAGGCAAAGATATCATTGCTTATGGAGGGGCTACTTTTGTATCATCCCTTATAGAAAATGATTTAATTGATGAATATCACCTTCTTCTCAACCCGTCAGCGTTGGGGGCAGGGTTACCTATATTTAAGGATAAAAGCAACTTCCGTCTCATTCATTCCACTGCTTTTCCATGTGGTATTGTAGCACTGAAATATCAGCGAATACCCAACTCTTAA
- a CDS encoding alpha/beta hydrolase — translation MNTTKNINRRHFLSMASFAVTIAELSSINLLNAESRTQADRYNPISTKQTSFEQIKQIKAGVLDVGYAEAGPSHGQPVILLHGWPYDIHSYTEVASLLAAKGYRVIVPYLRGYGTTHFLSAQTPRNGQQSALATDVIALMDALKIEKAIIGGFDWGARTANIVAALWPERCKAMVAVSGYLIGSQQANQTPLSPKAELSWWYQFYFATERGQMGYQANRRDFAKLIWQTASPKWQFDEPTFAQSATAFDNPDHVDIVIHNYRWRLGLVTGEKQYDELEKKLATGPVITVPAVTLEGDANGAPHPDPSVYAAKFKGKYAHHTLMGGIGHNLPQEAPVAFVDAILEADSFTK, via the coding sequence ATGAACACCACTAAAAATATAAATCGTCGTCACTTTCTGAGTATGGCTTCCTTTGCTGTGACAATAGCAGAACTGAGCAGTATAAATCTGCTAAATGCAGAAAGTCGCACACAGGCAGATAGATATAATCCTATTAGTACAAAACAGACATCTTTTGAACAGATCAAACAGATTAAAGCTGGCGTACTTGATGTTGGGTATGCAGAGGCAGGACCATCACATGGGCAACCTGTAATTCTTCTGCATGGCTGGCCTTATGATATTCATAGTTATACAGAGGTAGCCTCATTACTTGCAGCAAAGGGATATAGGGTTATTGTACCCTACCTGCGTGGATATGGAACTACACATTTTCTATCTGCTCAAACACCTCGCAATGGACAGCAATCTGCTTTAGCAACAGATGTAATTGCACTAATGGATGCATTGAAGATCGAAAAAGCTATTATTGGTGGTTTTGACTGGGGGGCACGTACTGCAAATATTGTGGCAGCCTTATGGCCGGAACGGTGCAAAGCTATGGTAGCTGTAAGTGGTTATCTGATTGGTAGCCAGCAAGCAAATCAGACACCGCTGTCGCCTAAAGCAGAATTGTCCTGGTGGTACCAATTTTATTTTGCTACGGAACGTGGTCAAATGGGTTACCAGGCCAATCGACGTGATTTTGCAAAGCTTATCTGGCAAACTGCTTCACCTAAATGGCAGTTTGATGAGCCTACCTTTGCACAGTCAGCAACGGCATTTGATAATCCTGACCATGTAGACATTGTAATTCATAATTATCGCTGGCGTTTGGGACTGGTGACTGGTGAGAAACAATATGATGAGTTGGAGAAAAAGCTGGCTACAGGTCCTGTGATTACAGTACCTGCGGTTACACTGGAAGGCGATGCCAATGGCGCTCCACATCCAGACCCTTCAGTGTATGCTGCTAAATTTAAAGGCAAATATGCTCACCATACACTTATGGGAGGTATAGGACATAACCTTCCCCAAGAGGCTCCAGTTGCTTTTGTGGATGCAATCCTGGAAGCAGATAGCTTTACAAAATGA
- a CDS encoding DoxX family protein yields MNTKTIYWIGTILISLWFGASGFFELTKNPIVWDITVQLGYPAHFIYILGVAKLLGVAVLLIPGKLLRLKEWVFAGIFFDIIFAFFSKISVLGLPATVDAMIAFTIITVTYVMFRSLYPVTYSSNTDLRKDPISASV; encoded by the coding sequence ATGAACACAAAAACAATTTATTGGATCGGCACTATACTTATATCCTTATGGTTTGGAGCAAGTGGTTTTTTTGAACTTACAAAAAATCCTATTGTCTGGGATATCACTGTGCAACTAGGTTATCCGGCACACTTCATTTACATTCTTGGAGTTGCCAAACTTTTGGGAGTAGCGGTTCTCCTGATTCCTGGCAAGCTACTTAGACTAAAAGAATGGGTATTTGCCGGCATCTTTTTCGATATCATTTTTGCTTTCTTCTCCAAAATAAGTGTACTGGGTCTACCTGCTACAGTGGATGCTATGATTGCGTTTACGATTATAACTGTTACCTATGTCATGTTTCGGAGCCTGTATCCTGTAACCTATAGTAGTAACACTGATTTGAGAAAGGATCCGATTTCTGCGTCAGTGTAA
- a CDS encoding AraC family transcriptional regulator, with protein MKIIYQNEFCSIINYICTCTDCILSQFEYQDTLSICFLRKGNFVFHIFRDELDTYTGKILINKPEYEYRVAHEHTVPDECTIVRFQESAYSYLTSFYKNSLNGFFHKPDLQSILIPSTVEIDYLHNRIFTLTTSGNNTNMEIDCLLVEFIDRIFHLSLTDETGKRLSIRHKENYLSKVERAKDYILAHFSENITLSDIASVSCMSTFHFVRIFHYITQLTPYQYLLDARLKHAEQLLKKTHTAITDIGYLSGFNTPDHFSTAFRAKYSMAPLFFRQRKREQ; from the coding sequence ATGAAAATCATCTATCAAAACGAGTTTTGCTCTATCATCAATTATATATGTACTTGTACCGATTGTATTCTTTCTCAGTTTGAATATCAGGATACACTTTCTATATGCTTTCTACGAAAAGGAAATTTTGTGTTCCATATATTCCGGGATGAGCTTGATACCTATACCGGGAAGATACTGATTAATAAACCGGAGTATGAATATCGGGTTGCGCATGAACATACTGTTCCTGATGAGTGTACTATTGTTAGGTTTCAGGAAAGTGCCTATTCGTATCTGACCTCCTTTTATAAAAATAGTCTGAATGGCTTTTTTCACAAACCGGATCTTCAATCAATACTTATTCCATCTACAGTAGAAATAGATTATCTGCACAACCGCATTTTTACGCTGACTACTTCCGGGAATAACACAAATATGGAAATAGATTGTCTGTTGGTTGAATTTATAGATCGGATATTTCATCTAAGCCTTACCGACGAAACTGGTAAAAGACTTTCTATACGACATAAAGAAAACTATTTGTCGAAAGTAGAACGAGCGAAAGATTATATACTTGCTCATTTTTCAGAGAACATAACCTTATCAGATATCGCTTCCGTGTCTTGCATGAGTACTTTTCATTTTGTGCGTATTTTTCATTACATCACCCAACTGACGCCTTATCAGTACTTGCTGGATGCCAGACTTAAACATGCCGAACAACTCCTGAAAAAAACACATACTGCTATAACCGATATTGGATATTTGTCAGGGTTTAATACACCGGATCATTTTTCAACTGCATTCAGAGCAAAATATAGTATGGCTCCGCTTTTTTTTCGACAAAGGAAAAGAGAGCAATAA
- a CDS encoding LytTR family DNA-binding domain-containing protein, with product MNIIIIEDELRTAKSLENLILKSKPGAKIIGQYQSVESSVEALSDGVQPDLIFMDVQLADGLCFEIFKSVQVTCPVVFCTAYDEYSLEAFKSNGVDYVLKPFSKDDIAEALKKVDQLKNFFQQKTVPNLEELLTKLNPSSGKTSFLVFKNQKYTTVQTDTIAFFCIRNDSTYIICFDKQEFVLTQSLDQITNAVSSKQFFRVNRQYLVNFKAIKEVEHYFLRKLYVKLVLETPDKLLINKEKSHAFLTWMEDR from the coding sequence ATGAACATAATCATTATTGAAGATGAACTCCGGACCGCCAAGTCACTGGAGAATCTTATCTTGAAAAGTAAACCGGGTGCAAAAATAATTGGTCAGTATCAAAGTGTAGAAAGTTCGGTAGAAGCGTTGTCAGATGGTGTCCAGCCTGATCTTATTTTTATGGATGTTCAACTGGCCGATGGGCTTTGTTTTGAAATATTTAAATCTGTGCAGGTAACCTGTCCGGTAGTGTTTTGTACAGCGTATGATGAATATTCACTGGAAGCGTTTAAAAGTAATGGCGTAGATTATGTGCTTAAGCCTTTTTCGAAAGACGATATTGCTGAAGCATTGAAGAAAGTTGACCAACTCAAAAATTTCTTTCAGCAGAAAACTGTACCCAATCTGGAAGAACTTCTAACAAAATTGAATCCTTCGAGTGGTAAAACAAGCTTTCTGGTATTCAAAAATCAGAAGTATACTACTGTACAAACAGATACAATTGCCTTCTTTTGTATCCGAAATGATTCTACTTATATAATATGCTTTGACAAACAGGAATTTGTGCTTACTCAATCACTTGATCAGATTACCAATGCTGTATCTTCAAAACAATTTTTTCGTGTGAATAGACAGTATTTGGTTAACTTCAAAGCTATCAAAGAAGTAGAGCATTATTTTTTGCGAAAGCTGTATGTCAAACTAGTACTTGAAACTCCTGATAAGTTATTGATAAATAAGGAAAAGTCGCATGCTTTTCTGACCTGGATGGAAGACCGATAA
- a CDS encoding DUF1223 domain-containing protein — MKLVKLSAVCVVLVLLLSATTLVNQHTLLSSKAAGNGFAVLELFTSEGCSSCPPADELLARIQKQAGNKPIYLLAYHVDYWDRLGWKDSFSKPEYSKRQYTYSRQFAGQVYTPQLIINGNKEFVGSDESAINDALMSALKIQTSTSLVFQAQTFQTQYAGNTRFNYQVTGEDNTSQLVVALVQKQGMSKVERGENKGRTLSHVQIVRALYNFDRKTEKEGIVTLNLPAPFYTKDWEIIAMLQNPKTGIIHAATRAILTPPMKGT, encoded by the coding sequence ATGAAACTAGTAAAATTATCTGCTGTATGTGTTGTACTTGTCCTTCTGCTATCTGCAACAACCCTGGTCAATCAACATACTTTATTATCTTCTAAAGCTGCAGGCAATGGATTCGCAGTACTGGAGCTTTTTACTTCAGAAGGATGTTCCAGTTGTCCACCTGCAGATGAACTCCTGGCTCGCATTCAAAAACAGGCAGGTAACAAACCCATTTATTTACTTGCCTATCATGTTGATTACTGGGATCGCCTAGGCTGGAAAGATTCATTCAGTAAGCCTGAGTATTCCAAACGACAGTATACTTACAGTCGCCAGTTTGCAGGTCAGGTATATACACCTCAACTGATTATTAATGGAAATAAAGAATTTGTAGGCTCTGATGAATCTGCTATCAATGATGCGTTAATGAGTGCACTTAAAATACAAACATCCACCTCTTTAGTCTTTCAGGCGCAGACCTTTCAAACACAGTATGCAGGCAATACCCGCTTCAATTATCAGGTCACAGGAGAAGATAATACCAGTCAGTTGGTGGTTGCACTTGTGCAGAAGCAGGGTATGAGCAAAGTAGAACGGGGAGAAAATAAAGGGCGCACTTTGTCTCATGTCCAGATTGTGCGTGCCCTCTACAATTTTGATCGTAAAACAGAGAAAGAAGGTATTGTCACCCTCAACCTTCCAGCTCCTTTTTACACAAAGGATTGGGAAATTATTGCGATGCTGCAAAATCCCAAAACTGGTATAATCCATGCAGCTACTCGTGCCATACTGACTCCGCCTATGAAAGGCACCTAA